TTGAACTGATCCCGGCTAGGCATACCTGTTTCTGCAGAGGATCTCTCGTCCTTAAACATTGCATAGCACCGCTCTAGGCACTCCGCCTGGGCAAGTACCTGTTCCACGGCCCCCAGGGTGGTTGGCAGGGAATACAGCACAATGTCAGCCATCTGCCCGAAGACAAGTCCCTGAGCCCGCTCATTGGCCGGCTTAAGGCCGCGTCCTGCCCGCCATATCCACAACGGGCAGCCAAGGGCATCCATGCGCTGCGGGAGCGCATGATGATGCATCCCGGCGAATGCCACGACCGCCGGCATGTCAGGACAGCCTTCGGACGCGGCAAGCGCGGCTTTGAGGCTGTCCATCCTGGCGGCGGCATCGGCCGTGCCGCGCCAGTCAAACAGCTGGATCTCCGTGATCCGGAGATCCTTCAGGGTGAGCTGGGGGCGGCGGATGCCGTTCCATTCGTTGATGCCCAGCTCACCCAGAACATCTAGGCGCGCCGTCGGGGAAATCAGCTCACTAAGGTGAGCTTTACCGAATCCCAGCGCCTCGATTTGGACGGTGCTTTCTCCCTGGCTCTCGGAAAGCACCAGTTTCATATGCTTCTTGTCCCTGCCAAGAAGCCGCAGATCCGTCAACCGCAGATTCTCTACAATAAACTGCGGCGACGGATTACTCGCTCCAAAAGGTTCCAGCTTTTGGAGCTGTTCAATCCAGCCGAGCGGAACATCCTTAAGGTGACAGGCCGCATCCGCCCGGATCACAGGAACCAGATCATCAGGCCCCAGTAAAGCCTTGGCCTGATGATCCAGCTGACGATGAAGTGCATCAATATGCTCCTGTTTTATAGTCATTCCGGCAGCAGACCGATGCCCCCCGAAATGCTCCAGCAGTTCCCTGCATGCCGTCAAATTTTCGTACATATCAAAACTTTCTATAGAACGGGCAGATCCTTTGGCAAGACCGCTTTCGTCGTTCATGCTGAATACAATGGTAGGCCGATAATAGGTTTCTACGATTTTAGATGCGACAATGCCGATTACTCCTTCGTTCCAGTCTGGTTTAGCCACGACCAGAAACGTATTTCCCTTTTGGACCTGCTCTGCTGCAATAGCCAGGGCTTCTTCATTTATTTCCCGAACAATCCGCTGTCTCTCCTGGTTGAGCTCATCCAGAAGCTGGGCAAGTTCATTTGCCCGTCCGGAATCTCCGGTAATCAACAGTTCTACAGAATTATTGGCCGAACCCAGCCTGCCGCTTGCGTTAAGCCGTGGGCCGACGGCAAAGCCAAGATGGGTAGAGGTAACCTGCTGACTCTCGATTCCAGCTATTTTCAGCAAAGCCCGTATACCCGGAAAAGCGGATTGCTGCATGCGTTTGAGCCCCATTTTGACGATTGTGCGGTTTTCCCCATGAAAGGGCATCAGATCCGCTACCGTACCAATTGCCACCAGTTCCAATAATTCTTCCGGCACTCTGTCCAGCAAAGCGTGGGCAAGCTTGAAAGCCACCCCGACACCTGCCAAATGCTTAAAAGGATAGGGACAATCCGCTTGCTTGGGATTGACCAAAGCCAGCGGTTGAGGCGAAATGTCCGGCGGCTCATGGTGATCCGTCACAATGACGTCCATACCCAGTTCCTGAATATAAGTTACTTGTTCCACAGCGCTTACACCAGTATCAACGGTAATAATCAAATCTACGCCGTCTTCAGCCGCCTTTTCAACGGCTTGCCTGTTTAATCCATAACCTTCACGAACTCGATGGGGAATGTAGTAATCAAAACGCGCTTTTATTTTTCGAAGTAAAAACATGACTAATGAGGTACTGGTAACACCGTCAGCGTCATAATCCCCATATATTCGGATAAATTCCTTATGTTCCACAGCAAGACGGATCCGGTCCACGGCTTTTTTCATATCCTTCATCAAAAAAGGGTCGTGAAATCCGTCCTGTCTGCTATGTAAAAATGACTCTGCCGCTTCAGGGGTCGTAATGCCCCGAAGCGCCAGCAGCCGGGCTGTCAGAGTATCCAGATGGTGAGCCTCCGCCAGCTTTTGGACAACGGAGGATTCTGCACAGCCAGTCTGCCATCTTGCTTTGGAATGAAGCAACGTTGTTCCTCCTAAACCATCATCTAGTGCAGCAGGGTCGGATAATCATCGACTGAGGACTTTACATCTTGCTGCCTGTACGGAAAGCCGACATCATAAGGATTAACCTGCACGATGACATCCGAAACATGACTGAATTTCCTCATAACCTGCTTTTTCACATGTTGGGCAATGTCATGCCCCTCTAGTACGGATATTTTCGGGTTTACGGAAATTTTCACTTCCAAAATAACATAATGTCCCTGTTCTCTTGTTTTGAGGTCATCCACTGTAATGACTCCTTTTGTCTGGTGGACAACTTCAATAAACACCTCTGTATCTTCCTGCTGCATCATCTGATCAATTGTGTTATGAATAAGCTCAATAATCAGACGAAATCCCATATGAATAATAAACAGGGCAACAATTAAACCTGCCATAGGATCAAGCATATACAACCAGGACTTATTGTACATTTCCCCAAGGAGGGAAACTCCGATCCCGGCGAAAGCTGTCAAGGAAGAATATACATCGGAACGATATGACCAGGTACTGCTCCAAATGGAGCCTGCAACCGGCTGTGTTCCCGTTCTGAATCTGTAGCGGAACAAGGCTTCTTTCAATACAATCGACAAAACAATAACAACCAGCGCCATTCGTCCAGGCGGCGCTTGAACTCCCCTTGCAATTGTTTTAATAGCAAGAAGAGACAATTCCAATCCCACAATCATTAACATAACCGAGAAAAGAACGGGAACGATGATGGCTGCTTTTTGAGAATATCGGGAGTTTGCGTCCTCTTTCGGCATTCTTGCACTTCTGGAAATTTTCAACACAGCCACAGACCCGGCTACATCCGCTGCGGAATGAACTGCATCTGCCACCAAAGCCAAACTGCCGGACATGAAGCCTACGACGCCTTTTAAAGCAGCCAATCCCACATTCCCTATGACTCCCATCCATGCGGCAAAATCTGCTTTCGAAAAACGTACGTCTGTCATCTCGACACTTCCCTATGAAAATGTTGGGCTCTAACGAAAAGGCAAAGCCGCGGAAAAATTCACGCGGCCCTGCTATTATTGTTTTACTGATGCGACCTTTGGTTTAGAACCAAGTGATTTCCGCTTAAACATGAACCACAGCGGGCTTGCAATGCAAATGGAAGAGTAGGCACCGCTAGCCAGTCCGATCAGTTTGGCCAGTGCAAACAGTTTGATCGACTCACTGCCGAATATGAACAGGCAAAGCGCTGCAAACAGCACCGTCACAACTGTATTGATACTACGGGCCATCGTAGACCAGATGCTATGATTGACAAGGTATACCACGTCCTGCTCGGTTTTGAGCTTGGAAAAACGCATATTCTCGCGAATCCGGTCAAAGATAACAATTTTATCATTAATAGAGTATCCGACTGTTGTCATTACCGCCGCCACGAAAGGCAAATCCACTTCGAAGCGGAAAATGGCAAACATACAGATTACGATCATGGCATCGTGTAATATGGCAATGATTGCTGCCAGAGCAAAACGCCACTCAAAGCGGATACTTACATAAATGCTGATAAAAACGGACGCAATCAGCACGGCAATAATTGCTTTAATCCCCATTTCCTGGGCAATCTCTGGGGAGACTGTATTAACTTCCTGAGATACCTTGTCTCCATAGGCTTCTTTGAACGCAGCCTGAATCTTCTTAATATCCGCGTCCGGCAAATCTTTATCAAAACGGGCAGAGATTCGCTGGTTGCCTTCTCCCCCTACT
This Paenibacillus larvae subsp. larvae DNA region includes the following protein-coding sequences:
- the recJ gene encoding single-stranded-DNA-specific exonuclease RecJ, producing the protein MLHSKARWQTGCAESSVVQKLAEAHHLDTLTARLLALRGITTPEAAESFLHSRQDGFHDPFLMKDMKKAVDRIRLAVEHKEFIRIYGDYDADGVTSTSLVMFLLRKIKARFDYYIPHRVREGYGLNRQAVEKAAEDGVDLIITVDTGVSAVEQVTYIQELGMDVIVTDHHEPPDISPQPLALVNPKQADCPYPFKHLAGVGVAFKLAHALLDRVPEELLELVAIGTVADLMPFHGENRTIVKMGLKRMQQSAFPGIRALLKIAGIESQQVTSTHLGFAVGPRLNASGRLGSANNSVELLITGDSGRANELAQLLDELNQERQRIVREINEEALAIAAEQVQKGNTFLVVAKPDWNEGVIGIVASKIVETYYRPTIVFSMNDESGLAKGSARSIESFDMYENLTACRELLEHFGGHRSAAGMTIKQEHIDALHRQLDHQAKALLGPDDLVPVIRADAACHLKDVPLGWIEQLQKLEPFGASNPSPQFIVENLRLTDLRLLGRDKKHMKLVLSESQGESTVQIEALGFGKAHLSELISPTARLDVLGELGINEWNGIRRPQLTLKDLRITEIQLFDWRGTADAAARMDSLKAALAASEGCPDMPAVVAFAGMHHHALPQRMDALGCPLWIWRAGRGLKPANERAQGLVFGQMADIVLYSLPTTLGAVEQVLAQAECLERCYAMFKDERSSAETGMPSRDQFKLVYGSVLKQGSWDVKDQRLMTLFSRRSGLSPAMIEFMLTVFGELGFIQEHEGRYVPVPSPAKQDLSKSASYQERMKLTEVEQFCFYSSASELHQWLLKQRMETSKEVLEETTK
- a CDS encoding cation diffusion facilitator family transporter, translated to MTDVRFSKADFAAWMGVIGNVGLAALKGVVGFMSGSLALVADAVHSAADVAGSVAVLKISRSARMPKEDANSRYSQKAAIIVPVLFSVMLMIVGLELSLLAIKTIARGVQAPPGRMALVVIVLSIVLKEALFRYRFRTGTQPVAGSIWSSTWSYRSDVYSSLTAFAGIGVSLLGEMYNKSWLYMLDPMAGLIVALFIIHMGFRLIIELIHNTIDQMMQQEDTEVFIEVVHQTKGVITVDDLKTREQGHYVILEVKISVNPKISVLEGHDIAQHVKKQVMRKFSHVSDVIVQVNPYDVGFPYRQQDVKSSVDDYPTLLH
- the secF gene encoding protein translocase subunit SecF, translating into MSSEKKKKEIRKIPGHHAIHDADNIKFDFVNHRKIFFWISTIIIVIGVIVLFWKQMNFGVDFKAGTSMDINVGQSITQEQAKDVFAKSAVDPQPAAVSVGGEGNQRISARFDKDLPDADIKKIQAAFKEAYGDKVSQEVNTVSPEIAQEMGIKAIIAVLIASVFISIYVSIRFEWRFALAAIIAILHDAMIVICMFAIFRFEVDLPFVAAVMTTVGYSINDKIVIFDRIRENMRFSKLKTEQDVVYLVNHSIWSTMARSINTVVTVLFAALCLFIFGSESIKLFALAKLIGLASGAYSSICIASPLWFMFKRKSLGSKPKVASVKQ